A single Micromonospora luteifusca DNA region contains:
- a CDS encoding SLC13 family permease has protein sequence METIGDPPSTAPDRSRWGRLHVLDWIAIALVTSGALCVLTGLLPRADAEATMRRILPILIFLGTVVVLAELTAVAGVFDALAARVAIAARGNFRALFWLCVGFASVTTIALNLDTTAVLLTPVMIALARTLGIPPIPLAMTTVWLANTASLLLPVSNLTNILASDRIGLAPVSWAARMWCPQLVAIAITMLLLWWWYWRPARATADPFVPPPPHVPPDPVLYRTALVACLLFVAGILAEVEIGLASGVAAAILVAGFAVRARGSLKLQLIPWRLLIFVTGLFLVVQTIGRHGLDTLMGALIGNDPGAEGAMRAGAVGALFSNVVNNLPAYVAGEAVINADHHTQLLALLVGANVGPLATPWASLATLIWYERCRAAGVAVPLGRFMATSAVLAALGTTATVAALLVTPSG, from the coding sequence GTGGAGACTATCGGCGACCCACCGTCGACGGCACCGGACCGATCCCGTTGGGGCCGGCTGCACGTACTGGACTGGATCGCGATCGCGCTGGTCACCAGCGGCGCCCTCTGCGTCCTGACCGGACTCCTCCCCCGCGCCGACGCCGAGGCCACCATGCGTCGGATCCTGCCGATCCTGATCTTCCTCGGCACGGTGGTGGTGCTGGCCGAGCTGACCGCCGTGGCCGGGGTCTTCGACGCGCTCGCCGCCCGGGTGGCGATCGCCGCCCGAGGCAATTTTCGCGCGCTGTTCTGGCTCTGCGTCGGGTTCGCCTCGGTGACCACGATCGCGCTCAACCTGGACACCACCGCCGTCCTGCTCACCCCCGTGATGATCGCCCTGGCCCGGACGCTGGGGATACCGCCGATCCCGCTGGCGATGACCACGGTCTGGCTGGCCAACACCGCGAGCCTGCTGCTGCCGGTGTCCAATCTGACCAACATCCTGGCCAGCGACCGGATCGGGCTGGCTCCGGTGTCGTGGGCGGCCCGGATGTGGTGCCCGCAACTGGTCGCCATCGCGATCACCATGTTGCTGCTCTGGTGGTGGTACTGGCGGCCGGCGCGGGCCACCGCGGATCCGTTCGTGCCACCGCCACCACACGTGCCACCCGACCCCGTGCTCTACCGCACCGCGCTCGTGGCCTGCCTGCTGTTCGTCGCCGGGATCCTCGCCGAGGTCGAGATCGGGCTCGCCTCCGGAGTGGCCGCCGCGATCCTCGTCGCCGGGTTCGCGGTCCGCGCGCGGGGCAGCCTGAAACTCCAGCTGATCCCCTGGCGGCTGCTGATCTTCGTCACCGGGCTGTTCCTGGTGGTGCAGACCATCGGCCGGCACGGACTGGACACGCTGATGGGCGCTTTGATCGGCAACGACCCCGGTGCCGAGGGCGCAATGCGGGCCGGCGCCGTCGGCGCGCTCTTCTCCAACGTGGTCAACAACCTGCCCGCGTACGTGGCCGGGGAGGCGGTCATCAACGCCGACCACCACACCCAACTGCTGGCCCTGCTGGTGGGTGCCAACGTCGGCCCGCTCGCCACCCCGTGGGCGTCGCTGGCCACACTGATCTGGTACGAGCGCTGCCGGGCCGCCGGGGTCGCGGTCCCGCTGGGCCGGTTCATGGCCACCAGCGCTGTCCTCGCCGCTCTGGGCACCACAGCCACCGTCGCCGCCCTGCTGGTCACCCCGTCAGGCTGA